From a single Cupriavidus taiwanensis LMG 19424 genomic region:
- a CDS encoding DUF3683 domain-containing protein, whose product MNAPLVLDAKLAAQDAPPRLREIPYNYTSFSDREIVIRLLGEEAWRILDELRSERRTGRSARMLYEVLGDIWVVRRNPYLQDDLLENPKRRQMLVSALHHRLNEIEKRRAADRAEHAEPAAEDRSHRVEQLVAFAKQAIEDFKNEFAAAYDLRKRAQRVLGRVTQKDNIKFDGLSRVSHVTDATDWRVEYPFVVLTPDTEEEIAGLVKGCFELGLTIIPRGGGTGYTGGAVPLTPMSAVINTEKLEQLGPVEQTDLPGVPHKVATIFSGAGVVTRRVADAADKAGLVFAVDPTSIDASCIGGNVAMNAGGKKAVLWGTALDNLAWWRMVDPEGNWLEITRLDHNLGKIHDVPVATFELKWSDGNRAPGEKVLRTETLAIEGRKFRKEGLGKDVTDKFLAGLPGVQKEGCDGIITSARWILHRMPKHIRTVCLEFFGQARDAIPSIVEIKDFLDAETKKPGGAILAGLEHLDERYLRAVGYATKSKRNAFPKMVLIGDIVGDDEDAVARATSEVIRMANGKSGEGFIAVSPEARKKFWLDRSRTAAIAKHTNAFKINEDVVIPLNRMGEYTDGIERINIELSIKSKLQLVDALEAFFARGNLPLGRSDDANEIPSAELLEDRVQHALTLLREIRARWRYLQDHLDTPLAQAKASLIGHGLGLLGQEFEARLHQQPDASVFHLLQDRTIRVSWKNEIRAELRKIFNGGEFKPILDEAQKIHKQVLRGRVFVALHMHAGDGNVHTNIPVNSDDYDMLQDAHRAVARIMDLARSLDGVISGEHGIGITKLEFLTEAEIGDFRAYKQKVDPQGRFNKGKLLPGADLRNAYTPSFGLMGHESLIMQQSDIGAIAESVKDCLRCGKCKPVCATHVPRANLLYSPRNKILATSLLVEAFLYEEQTRRGISVKHWDEFSDVADHCTVCHKCVTPCPVKIDFGDVSMNMRNLLRKMGQKKFNPGTAASMFFLNATNPETINLTRKVMIDWGYKAQRLGNDVLKKIAKKQTAHPPATVGKPPVREQVIHFINKKMPGNLPKKTARALLDIEDNEIVPIIRDPKATTPETEAVFYFPGCGSERLFSQVGLATQAMLWHVGVQTVLPPGYLCCGYPQRGNGQYDKAEKIVTDNRVLFHRVANTLNYLDIKTVVVSCGTCYDQLAGYEFDKIFPGCRIIDIHEYLLEKGVKLEGVTGTRYMYHDPCHTPIKTVDPTKLVNDLMGGNAGLGKIEKNERCCGESGTLAVTRPDISTQVRFRKEEEMTRGADKLRADGFTGDVKILTSCPSCLQGLSRYKEDASVQADYIVIEMAKHLLGENWMPEYVAKANAGGIERVLV is encoded by the coding sequence TACGAGGTGCTGGGCGATATCTGGGTGGTCCGCCGCAATCCCTACCTGCAGGACGACCTGCTGGAAAATCCCAAGCGTCGCCAGATGCTGGTCAGCGCGCTGCATCACCGCCTGAACGAGATCGAGAAGCGCCGCGCCGCCGACCGTGCCGAGCACGCCGAGCCCGCCGCCGAGGACCGTTCGCACCGCGTGGAGCAGCTGGTCGCCTTCGCCAAGCAGGCGATCGAGGACTTCAAGAACGAATTCGCCGCCGCCTACGACCTGCGCAAGCGCGCGCAGCGCGTGCTGGGCCGCGTCACGCAGAAGGACAACATCAAGTTCGACGGGCTGTCGCGCGTGTCGCACGTGACCGACGCCACCGACTGGCGCGTGGAATACCCGTTCGTGGTGCTGACGCCGGACACCGAGGAAGAGATCGCCGGCCTGGTCAAGGGCTGCTTCGAACTCGGCCTGACCATCATCCCGCGCGGGGGCGGCACCGGCTACACCGGCGGCGCCGTGCCGCTGACGCCGATGAGCGCGGTGATCAATACCGAGAAGCTGGAGCAGCTGGGTCCGGTCGAGCAGACCGACCTGCCGGGCGTGCCGCACAAGGTCGCGACCATCTTCTCGGGCGCCGGCGTGGTGACGCGCCGCGTGGCCGATGCCGCCGACAAGGCGGGCCTGGTGTTCGCGGTCGACCCGACCTCGATCGACGCCTCGTGCATCGGCGGCAATGTCGCCATGAACGCCGGCGGCAAGAAGGCCGTGCTGTGGGGCACCGCGCTCGACAACCTGGCCTGGTGGCGCATGGTGGACCCGGAAGGCAACTGGCTGGAAATTACCCGGCTGGACCACAACCTGGGCAAGATCCACGACGTACCGGTGGCCACCTTCGAGCTGAAGTGGTCCGACGGCAACCGCGCGCCGGGCGAGAAGGTGCTGCGCACCGAGACGCTCGCCATCGAAGGCCGCAAGTTCCGCAAGGAAGGCCTGGGCAAGGACGTCACCGACAAGTTCCTGGCCGGCCTGCCCGGCGTGCAGAAGGAAGGCTGCGATGGCATCATCACCAGCGCGCGCTGGATCCTGCACCGCATGCCGAAGCACATCCGCACCGTGTGCCTGGAGTTCTTCGGCCAGGCGCGCGACGCCATCCCCAGCATCGTCGAGATCAAGGACTTCCTCGACGCCGAGACCAAAAAGCCCGGCGGCGCCATCCTGGCCGGCCTTGAGCACCTGGACGAGCGCTACCTGCGCGCGGTCGGCTACGCCACCAAGAGCAAGCGCAACGCCTTCCCGAAGATGGTGCTGATCGGCGATATCGTCGGCGACGATGAAGACGCCGTGGCGCGCGCCACCTCGGAAGTGATCCGCATGGCCAACGGCAAGAGCGGCGAGGGCTTTATCGCCGTCAGCCCGGAGGCGCGCAAGAAGTTCTGGCTCGACCGCTCGCGCACCGCCGCGATCGCGAAGCACACCAACGCCTTCAAGATCAACGAAGACGTGGTGATCCCGCTCAACCGCATGGGCGAGTACACCGACGGCATCGAGCGCATCAATATCGAGCTGTCGATCAAGAGCAAGCTGCAGCTGGTCGACGCGCTGGAAGCGTTCTTCGCGCGCGGCAACCTGCCGCTGGGCCGCAGCGACGACGCCAACGAAATCCCCAGCGCCGAACTGCTGGAAGACCGCGTGCAGCACGCGCTGACGCTGCTGCGCGAGATCCGCGCGCGCTGGCGCTACCTGCAAGACCACCTCGACACGCCGCTGGCGCAGGCCAAGGCCTCGCTGATCGGGCACGGTCTGGGCCTGCTGGGCCAGGAATTCGAGGCGCGGCTGCACCAGCAGCCGGACGCCAGCGTGTTCCACCTGCTGCAGGACCGCACCATCCGCGTGTCGTGGAAGAACGAGATCCGCGCCGAGCTGCGCAAGATCTTCAACGGTGGCGAATTCAAGCCGATCCTGGACGAAGCGCAGAAGATCCACAAGCAGGTGCTGCGCGGCCGCGTCTTCGTCGCGCTGCACATGCACGCCGGCGACGGCAACGTGCACACCAACATCCCCGTCAACTCCGACGACTACGACATGCTGCAGGACGCGCACCGCGCGGTGGCCCGCATCATGGACCTGGCGCGTTCGCTCGACGGCGTGATCTCGGGCGAGCACGGCATCGGCATCACCAAGCTGGAGTTCCTGACCGAGGCAGAGATCGGCGACTTCCGCGCCTACAAGCAGAAGGTCGATCCGCAGGGCCGCTTCAACAAGGGCAAGCTGCTGCCGGGCGCCGACCTGCGCAATGCCTACACGCCGTCGTTCGGGCTGATGGGGCATGAGTCGCTGATCATGCAGCAGAGCGACATCGGCGCCATTGCCGAAAGCGTCAAGGACTGCCTGCGCTGCGGCAAGTGCAAGCCGGTGTGCGCCACCCACGTGCCGCGCGCCAACCTGCTGTACAGCCCGCGCAACAAGATCCTGGCCACGTCGCTGCTGGTCGAGGCCTTCCTGTATGAAGAGCAGACCCGCCGCGGCATCTCGGTCAAGCACTGGGACGAGTTCTCCGACGTGGCCGACCACTGCACCGTGTGCCACAAGTGCGTGACGCCGTGTCCGGTCAAGATCGACTTCGGCGACGTGTCGATGAACATGCGCAACCTGCTGCGCAAGATGGGGCAGAAGAAGTTCAACCCCGGCACTGCGGCGTCGATGTTCTTCCTCAACGCCACCAATCCCGAGACCATCAACCTGACCCGCAAGGTCATGATCGACTGGGGTTACAAGGCGCAGCGCCTGGGCAACGACGTCCTGAAGAAGATCGCGAAGAAGCAGACCGCGCATCCGCCCGCGACGGTGGGCAAGCCGCCGGTGCGCGAGCAGGTGATCCACTTCATCAACAAGAAGATGCCGGGCAACCTGCCCAAGAAGACCGCGCGCGCGCTGCTCGACATCGAAGACAACGAGATCGTGCCGATCATCCGCGACCCGAAGGCGACCACGCCGGAAACGGAAGCGGTGTTCTACTTCCCGGGCTGCGGCTCGGAGCGGCTGTTCTCGCAGGTCGGGCTGGCCACGCAGGCGATGCTGTGGCACGTGGGCGTGCAGACCGTGCTGCCGCCGGGCTACCTGTGCTGCGGTTATCCGCAGCGCGGCAACGGCCAGTACGACAAGGCCGAGAAGATCGTCACCGACAACCGCGTGCTGTTCCACCGCGTGGCCAACACGCTGAACTACCTCGACATCAAGACCGTGGTGGTCAGCTGCGGCACCTGCTACGACCAGCTCGCCGGGTATGAATTCGACAAGATCTTCCCCGGCTGCCGCATCATCGACATCCACGAGTACCTGCTCGAGAAGGGCGTCAAGCTGGAAGGCGTGACCGGTACGCGCTACATGTACCACGATCCCTGCCACACGCCGATCAAGACCGTCGATCCCACCAAGCTGGTCAACGACCTGATGGGCGGCAACGCCGGCCTGGGCAAGATCGAGAAGAACGAGCGCTGCTGCGGGGAATCGGGCACGCTGGCGGTGACGCGTCCCGACATTTCGACGCAGGTCCGCTTCCGCAAGGAAGAAGAGATGACCAGGGGCGCCGACAAGCTGCGCGCCGACGGCTTCACCGGCGACGTCAAGATCCTGACCAGCTGCCCGTCGTGCCTGCAGGGCCTGTCGCGCTACAAGGAAGATGCGTCGGTGCAGGCGGACTACATCGTGATCGAGATGGCCAAGCACCTGCTGGGCGAGAACTGGATGCCCGAGTATGTGGCGAAGGCCAATGCGGGTGGTATCGAGCGGGTGCTGGTGTAA
- a CDS encoding HIT family protein yields the protein MIKSPNCPLCETDGGELVWMGDRARLILVEHDRFPGFCRIVWNDHVAELSDLDEGDQAWLMRLVARVERVVREVMTPDKVNLAAFGNMVPHLHWHIIPRYRWDTHFPEAIWAAPQRAADAVRVRELASRLPALRTALALVEAGDA from the coding sequence ATGATCAAAAGCCCCAACTGCCCCCTCTGCGAAACCGACGGCGGCGAACTGGTCTGGATGGGCGACCGCGCCCGCCTGATCCTGGTCGAGCATGACCGTTTCCCCGGCTTCTGCCGCATCGTCTGGAACGACCACGTGGCCGAGCTGAGCGACCTGGACGAGGGCGACCAGGCCTGGCTGATGCGGCTGGTCGCGCGCGTCGAGCGGGTGGTGCGCGAGGTGATGACGCCCGACAAGGTCAACCTGGCCGCATTCGGCAATATGGTGCCGCACCTGCACTGGCACATCATCCCGCGCTACCGCTGGGATACGCACTTCCCCGAGGCGATCTGGGCCGCGCCGCAGCGCGCGGCGGATGCCGTGCGCGTGCGGGAACTGGCCAGCCGGCTGCCGGCGCTGCGTACGGCGCTGGCGCTGGTCGAAGCGGGCGACGCCTGA
- a CDS encoding ABC transporter ATP-binding protein/permease encodes MSSTPTSVTVPGPAVPARALKIQSRLRMAATWALIKPYWKSEDRVAGLGLLALVVVLNLGIVYINVLLNEWNRVFYNALEQRDYASFKVLLLRFSWIAGFYIVAFLSRQYYTMMLQMRWRTWMTGRFMDRWLAHQAYYRIEQTHTTDNPDQRIADDLRLFTDGGLSLSLGLLNSVVTLISFVGILWALSGPISLALGGSEIVIPGYMVWFAGAYAVVGSLVAHFVGRPLIGLNFQQEQYEADFRFTLVRLRENSEPVALYRGEPTEKAGLRARFDRIRANWNQLMLYTRRLNFVSSGYAQFAIIFPILVAAPRYFAGKMTLGGLMQISSAFGQVQGALSWFVDNYATLVGWKAAANRLIDFQEAIRVAERQEASPDGSRDIEVAYHGEPQDGIAIDSLALALPVRAGRGAAVGQRPLVAPFSLTVAPGERWLVSGPSGCGKSVLFRALAGIWPYGSGTVTMPEGARRLFLPQRSYLPIGTLADALAYPDAGTEHSKEVLQAALRQTRLAALADQLDVFDNWSLRLSPGEQQRLAFARALLQKPDYLFLDEATSALDEDTERAMYQLMVEQLPQTAIVSIAHRSTVAAFHQRRLRYVPQDAEAARAAQAGEPGVSYRVVCEA; translated from the coding sequence ATGTCCTCGACCCCGACCTCCGTCACCGTACCGGGCCCGGCCGTTCCCGCCCGGGCCCTCAAGATCCAGAGCCGGCTGCGCATGGCCGCGACCTGGGCGCTGATCAAGCCCTACTGGAAATCAGAAGACCGCGTCGCCGGGCTGGGGTTGCTGGCGCTGGTGGTGGTGCTCAACCTGGGCATCGTCTATATCAACGTGCTGCTCAACGAGTGGAACCGCGTGTTCTACAACGCGCTGGAGCAGCGCGACTATGCCTCGTTCAAGGTGCTGCTGCTGCGCTTCTCGTGGATCGCCGGCTTCTATATCGTGGCCTTCCTGTCCCGGCAGTACTACACGATGATGCTGCAGATGCGCTGGCGTACCTGGATGACCGGCCGGTTCATGGACCGGTGGCTCGCTCACCAGGCCTACTACCGTATCGAGCAGACCCATACGACCGACAACCCTGACCAACGGATCGCGGACGACCTGCGCTTGTTCACCGATGGAGGCTTGTCGTTGTCGCTGGGGCTGCTCAACTCGGTGGTGACGCTGATTTCCTTTGTCGGGATCCTCTGGGCGTTGTCTGGCCCGATCAGTCTGGCGCTTGGCGGTAGCGAGATCGTGATCCCGGGCTACATGGTCTGGTTTGCAGGGGCCTATGCCGTGGTGGGGTCGTTGGTGGCGCACTTCGTCGGGCGTCCTCTCATCGGCCTGAACTTCCAGCAAGAACAGTACGAGGCAGATTTCCGTTTCACGCTGGTGCGCCTGCGCGAGAACAGCGAGCCAGTGGCGCTGTATCGAGGCGAACCGACCGAGAAGGCCGGCTTGCGCGCACGCTTCGACCGCATTCGGGCCAACTGGAACCAGTTGATGCTGTACACGCGGCGGCTGAACTTCGTCAGCTCGGGCTACGCGCAGTTCGCCATTATCTTCCCCATCCTGGTGGCGGCGCCGCGCTACTTTGCCGGCAAGATGACGCTGGGCGGGCTGATGCAGATCAGTTCCGCGTTTGGACAGGTGCAGGGTGCGTTGTCATGGTTCGTCGACAACTACGCCACGCTGGTGGGCTGGAAGGCGGCGGCCAACCGCCTGATCGACTTCCAGGAAGCCATCCGCGTGGCCGAGCGCCAGGAAGCGTCGCCGGACGGCAGCCGCGATATCGAGGTGGCGTACCACGGCGAGCCGCAGGACGGCATCGCCATCGACAGCCTGGCGCTGGCGCTGCCGGTGCGTGCCGGGCGTGGCGCCGCGGTGGGCCAGCGGCCGCTGGTGGCGCCGTTCTCGCTGACGGTGGCGCCGGGCGAGCGCTGGCTGGTCAGCGGCCCGTCGGGCTGCGGCAAGAGCGTGCTGTTCCGCGCGCTCGCCGGGATCTGGCCGTACGGCAGCGGCACCGTGACCATGCCGGAAGGCGCGCGCCGGTTGTTCCTGCCGCAGCGCAGCTACCTGCCGATCGGCACGCTGGCCGATGCGCTGGCCTACCCGGACGCGGGCACCGAGCACAGCAAGGAAGTCCTGCAGGCGGCCCTGCGCCAGACCCGCCTGGCCGCGCTGGCGGACCAGCTCGACGTGTTCGACAACTGGTCGCTGCGGTTGTCACCCGGCGAGCAGCAGCGCCTGGCCTTCGCGCGCGCGCTGCTGCAGAAGCCCGATTACCTGTTCCTCGACGAAGCCACCAGCGCGCTGGACGAGGATACCGAGCGCGCCATGTACCAGCTGATGGTGGAGCAGCTGCCGCAAACGGCCATCGTCAGCATTGCGCACCGCAGCACCGTGGCGGCGTTCCACCAGCGCAGGCTGCGCTACGTGCCGCAGGATGCCGAAGCGGCCCGGGCTGCGCAAGCCGGCGAGCCTGGGGTAAGCTATCGGGTCGTATGCGAAGCGTGA
- a CDS encoding gamma-butyrobetaine hydroxylase-like domain-containing protein, which produces MAGLEKDTPHPTALTVHTQSRVLEIGFDNGRSFRLPFELLRVYSPSAEVQGHGPGQEVLQTGKREVGVDAVEPVGNYAIQIRFSDGHDTGIYSWDLLYRLGDNQDALWQDYLQRLEAAGADRDTPMPAAGGGHACGHH; this is translated from the coding sequence ATGGCAGGCCTGGAAAAAGACACTCCCCATCCCACCGCGCTGACGGTCCACACGCAATCGCGCGTGCTCGAGATCGGCTTCGACAACGGCCGCAGCTTCCGGCTGCCGTTCGAGCTGCTGCGCGTGTACTCGCCCTCCGCCGAAGTCCAGGGCCATGGCCCGGGGCAGGAGGTGCTGCAGACCGGCAAGCGCGAGGTCGGCGTCGACGCGGTCGAGCCGGTCGGCAACTACGCCATCCAGATCCGCTTTTCCGACGGGCACGACACCGGCATCTATTCGTGGGACCTGCTGTACCGCCTGGGCGACAACCAGGACGCGCTGTGGCAGGACTACCTGCAGCGCCTGGAAGCCGCCGGCGCGGACCGCGACACCCCGATGCCCGCCGCCGGCGGCGGGCACGCCTGCGGCCATCACTGA
- the ubiE gene encoding bifunctional demethylmenaquinone methyltransferase/2-methoxy-6-polyprenyl-1,4-benzoquinol methylase UbiE, with the protein MSETHFGFEKVDETEKAGKVAGVFHSVASKYDVMNDLMSGGMHRLWKMFTIAQAGVRPGHKVLDIAGGTGDLAKAFAKQAGPTGQVWLTDINESMLRVGRDRLLNKGIVTPVALCDAEKIPFPDNYFDLVTVAFGLRNMTHKEAALAEMRRVVKPGGKVMVLEFSKVWKPLEKAYDVYSFKVLPWLGQRVAGDAPSYRYLAESIRMHPDQVSLVRLMEHAGLENVEYFNLTAGVVALHVGRKY; encoded by the coding sequence ATGAGTGAAACCCACTTCGGGTTCGAAAAGGTCGACGAAACGGAAAAGGCCGGCAAGGTTGCCGGCGTATTCCATTCGGTGGCCAGCAAGTACGACGTGATGAACGACCTGATGTCGGGCGGCATGCACCGGCTGTGGAAGATGTTCACCATCGCGCAGGCCGGGGTGCGCCCGGGCCACAAGGTGCTGGACATTGCCGGCGGCACCGGCGACCTGGCCAAGGCATTCGCGAAGCAGGCCGGCCCGACCGGCCAGGTCTGGCTGACCGATATCAACGAGTCGATGCTGCGCGTGGGCCGCGACCGGCTGCTGAACAAGGGCATCGTCACGCCGGTGGCGCTGTGCGACGCCGAGAAGATCCCGTTCCCCGACAACTACTTCGATCTGGTCACGGTGGCCTTCGGCCTGCGCAACATGACGCACAAGGAAGCCGCGCTGGCCGAGATGCGCCGCGTGGTCAAGCCCGGCGGCAAGGTTATGGTGCTGGAGTTCTCCAAGGTGTGGAAACCCCTGGAAAAGGCGTACGACGTCTATTCTTTCAAGGTACTGCCGTGGCTGGGCCAGCGCGTGGCAGGGGATGCCCCCAGCTATCGCTATCTCGCGGAATCGATCAGAATGCATCCAGACCAGGTTTCGCTTGTACGCTTAATGGAACATGCGGGCCTGGAGAATGTCGAATACTTCAATCTGACGGCCGGAGTGGTGGCGCTCCACGTCGGGCGCAAGTATTAG
- a CDS encoding Tim44 domain-containing protein, whose amino-acid sequence MSSFRGKFLVGSLITAIAFGMVFDANAKRMGGSRSIGKQSSTVTQQRQQAPQPTSPTQQPAQQPTQAAPATAGAAGAAGAAAAAPKRNWGGILGGIAAGLGIGWLLSHFGLGGAALSFLSNLILIALVAFAAIWLIRKFRGSKRAAQPAYAGAGGAPNLGRNAEPMFRGEPTPVSSGSQSASPVLPASAAPVAAGAVAQQPWGVPADFDTESFLRNAKVHFVRLQAAWDAGNLDDIREFTTPEMFAEIKMDLAERGAEVNKTDVVTLEAQLLGIESSPAQHLASVRFSGMIREKAGEAAQPFGEVWNLAKPVSGNGGWLLAGIQQES is encoded by the coding sequence ATGTCGTCATTTCGTGGAAAATTCCTGGTTGGGTCGCTGATTACCGCGATTGCCTTCGGGATGGTGTTCGACGCCAATGCCAAGCGCATGGGCGGTTCGCGCAGCATCGGCAAGCAATCGTCGACGGTGACGCAGCAGCGCCAGCAGGCGCCGCAGCCCACTTCGCCGACCCAGCAGCCGGCGCAGCAGCCGACCCAGGCAGCCCCGGCCACCGCCGGTGCCGCCGGTGCCGCCGGCGCGGCCGCCGCCGCGCCCAAGCGCAACTGGGGCGGGATCCTGGGCGGCATTGCCGCCGGCCTGGGCATCGGCTGGCTGCTGTCGCACTTTGGCCTGGGCGGCGCGGCACTGAGCTTCCTGTCCAACCTGATCCTCATCGCGCTGGTGGCGTTTGCCGCGATCTGGCTGATCCGCAAGTTCCGCGGCAGCAAGCGCGCGGCCCAGCCGGCCTACGCCGGTGCCGGCGGCGCGCCGAACCTCGGCCGCAACGCGGAGCCGATGTTCCGCGGCGAGCCGACGCCGGTGTCGTCCGGTAGCCAGTCCGCCAGCCCGGTGCTGCCGGCATCGGCAGCGCCGGTGGCAGCCGGGGCCGTGGCGCAGCAGCCGTGGGGCGTGCCGGCCGATTTCGATACCGAGTCCTTCCTGCGTAACGCCAAGGTCCACTTCGTGCGCCTGCAGGCCGCGTGGGACGCCGGCAACCTGGACGATATCCGCGAGTTCACTACGCCGGAGATGTTCGCCGAGATCAAGATGGACCTGGCCGAGCGCGGCGCCGAGGTCAACAAGACCGACGTGGTCACGCTGGAAGCCCAGCTGCTGGGCATCGAGTCGTCGCCGGCCCAGCACCTGGCCAGCGTGCGTTTCTCCGGCATGATCCGCGAGAAGGCGGGCGAGGCGGCCCAGCCTTTCGGCGAGGTCTGGAACCTGGCCAAGCCGGTCTCCGGCAACGGCGGCTGGCTGCTGGCCGGCATCCAGCAAGAGTCCTGA
- a CDS encoding ubiquinone biosynthesis accessory factor UbiJ: protein MNTLPSALATPAISALNHLLEQEPWARNQLAPFAGRVIRFDAAAFELSLKVTEHGCTELAPAAEAPAVTLRVPVQQWPLVAADVAEGGQAAAMRHVRIEGDAELANTVSTLARNLRWDAAEDLSRALRGILGGPVSDSVAQRVVDGVRQVHEQATRVGRALVDNVTDYLLDEQPTLVRHAALDEFGADVGHLRDRLARLEKRLERLERGGTAPAPGASSGPSGKLPSPHR, encoded by the coding sequence ATGAATACTCTGCCTTCCGCCCTGGCCACGCCCGCCATCTCGGCACTGAACCACCTGCTCGAGCAGGAGCCGTGGGCCCGCAACCAGCTGGCGCCGTTTGCCGGACGCGTGATCCGTTTCGATGCCGCCGCCTTCGAGTTGTCGCTGAAGGTGACCGAACACGGCTGCACGGAACTGGCGCCCGCGGCCGAGGCGCCCGCGGTGACGCTGCGCGTGCCGGTGCAGCAGTGGCCGCTGGTGGCCGCCGACGTGGCCGAAGGCGGCCAGGCCGCCGCCATGCGCCATGTGCGCATCGAGGGCGACGCCGAGCTGGCCAATACGGTGTCGACGCTGGCGCGCAACCTGCGCTGGGATGCCGCCGAGGACCTGTCGCGCGCGCTGCGCGGCATCCTCGGCGGGCCGGTCAGCGACAGCGTGGCCCAGCGCGTGGTCGACGGCGTGCGCCAGGTCCATGAACAGGCCACGCGCGTGGGCCGGGCGCTGGTGGACAACGTCACCGACTACCTGCTCGACGAACAGCCAACCCTGGTGCGCCACGCCGCGCTGGACGAATTCGGCGCCGACGTGGGCCATCTGCGCGACCGCCTGGCGCGGCTGGAGAAGCGGCTGGAGCGCCTGGAGCGGGGCGGCACAGCGCCCGCGCCGGGCGCGTCATCCGGCCCCTCCGGCAAGCTGCCGTCGCCGCACCGCTGA
- the ubiB gene encoding ubiquinone biosynthesis regulatory protein kinase UbiB: protein MTRLLRLGKILFVILYYGLDELVLSGFSSRRIRFLVRVITIGRKLDMPRGVRLRLALTRLGPIFVKFGQVLSTRRDLMPPDIADELAKLQDQVPPFDSAVAVRIIERSLGRPLDQLFETFEHQPVASASIAQVHFATLKGGPCHGREVAVKVLRPGMLPVIDSDLALMRDMATWLERFWADGKRLKPREVVAEFDKYLHDELDLMIEAANASQLRRNFADTNLLLVPEVFWDWCSSTVFVMERMHGIPISRTDSLKAAGVDMHQLAEEGVEIFFTQVFRDGFFHADMHPGNILVSVQPETFGRYIALDFGIVGALSEFDKNYLAQNFIAFFRRDYHRVALLHVESGWVPPETRVEELESAVRACCEPYFDKPLKEISLGMVLMRLFQTSRRFNVEIQPQLVLLQKTLLNIEGLGRQLDPDLDLWKTAKPFLERWMHEQVGWQGAWERIKVEAPLWAKMLPDFPRLAHQFLERRALTTNGEQDKLLAMLVLEQRRTNRLLGTAVLLAGGFVAGIVLTHVLGWAGYW, encoded by the coding sequence ATGACCCGCCTCCTGCGCCTTGGCAAGATCCTTTTCGTCATCCTCTACTACGGCCTGGACGAGCTGGTGCTCTCGGGCTTCAGCAGCCGCAGGATCCGTTTCCTGGTACGGGTCATCACCATCGGCCGCAAGCTCGACATGCCGCGCGGCGTGCGGCTGCGGCTGGCGCTGACGCGGCTGGGCCCGATCTTCGTCAAGTTCGGCCAGGTGCTGTCGACCCGGCGCGACCTGATGCCGCCGGATATTGCCGACGAGCTGGCCAAGCTGCAGGACCAGGTGCCGCCATTCGATTCGGCGGTGGCGGTCAGGATCATCGAGCGCTCGCTCGGGCGGCCGCTGGACCAGCTGTTCGAAACCTTCGAGCACCAGCCGGTGGCCAGCGCCTCGATCGCGCAGGTGCACTTCGCCACGCTCAAGGGCGGCCCCTGCCACGGGCGCGAGGTCGCGGTAAAGGTGCTGCGCCCGGGCATGCTGCCGGTGATCGACAGCGACCTGGCGCTGATGCGCGACATGGCCACCTGGCTGGAGCGCTTCTGGGCCGACGGCAAGCGCCTGAAGCCGCGCGAGGTGGTGGCCGAGTTCGACAAATACCTGCACGACGAGCTCGACCTGATGATCGAGGCGGCCAACGCCAGCCAGCTGCGCCGCAACTTTGCCGACACCAACCTGCTGCTGGTGCCCGAGGTGTTCTGGGACTGGTGCAGCAGCACGGTGTTCGTGATGGAGCGCATGCACGGCATCCCGATCTCGCGCACCGACTCGCTCAAGGCCGCCGGCGTCGACATGCACCAGCTCGCGGAGGAGGGCGTCGAGATCTTCTTCACCCAGGTGTTCCGCGACGGCTTTTTCCATGCCGACATGCACCCGGGCAACATCCTGGTGTCGGTGCAGCCCGAGACCTTCGGCCGCTATATCGCGCTCGACTTCGGCATCGTCGGCGCGCTGTCCGAATTCGACAAGAACTACCTGGCGCAGAACTTCATCGCCTTCTTCCGCCGCGACTACCACCGCGTGGCGCTGCTGCACGTGGAATCGGGCTGGGTCCCGCCGGAGACCCGCGTCGAGGAACTGGAAAGCGCGGTGCGCGCCTGCTGCGAGCCGTACTTCGACAAGCCGCTGAAGGAAATCTCGCTGGGCATGGTGCTGATGCGGCTGTTCCAGACTTCGCGCCGCTTCAACGTCGAGATCCAGCCGCAACTGGTGCTGCTGCAGAAGACCCTGCTCAATATCGAAGGGCTGGGCCGCCAGCTCGACCCGGACCTGGACCTGTGGAAGACCGCCAAGCCGTTCCTGGAGCGCTGGATGCACGAGCAGGTGGGCTGGCAGGGCGCGTGGGAGCGGATCAAGGTGGAGGCGCCGCTGTGGGCCAAGATGCTGCCCGACTTCCCGCGCCTGGCGCACCAGTTCCTGGAGCGGCGCGCGCTCACCACCAATGGCGAGCAGGACAAGCTGCTGGCGATGCTGGTGCTGGAGCAGCGCCGCACCAACCGGCTGCTCGGCACCGCGGTGCTGCTGGCGGGCGGCTTTGTCGCCGGCATCGTGCTGACCCACGTGCTGGGCTGGGCGGGATACTGGTAG